The following proteins come from a genomic window of Pseudomonadota bacterium:
- the larE gene encoding ATP-dependent sacrificial sulfur transferase LarE: MNIEQKLNNLKEIIKGIQKVVVAFSGGVDSTFLLKICIDILGRENVIAFIGLSPACPQSEIEEAKSLSKIIGAECIIEETSEMEDRNFIQNTTSRCYFCKTHLFNKAWEIAKDRGFLHVAEGSNLDDLDDFRPGRKACIEQHILSPLLTAELTKNEIRELSKKYSLPTHNKPSLACLSSRIPYGTPISIEVLKRIERSENFIRSLGIRQVRVRHHGNIARIEVTGEDFGTIMANKTGIVEALKQYGFSYVTLDLEGYKTGSMNIVI; the protein is encoded by the coding sequence ATGAATATTGAACAAAAATTAAACAACTTAAAAGAAATTATTAAGGGCATTCAAAAGGTTGTTGTTGCCTTTTCCGGCGGTGTGGACAGTACATTTCTTTTAAAGATTTGTATAGACATTCTCGGCAGAGAAAATGTGATTGCCTTTATTGGATTGTCTCCTGCATGTCCTCAAAGTGAAATAGAAGAAGCGAAGAGTCTTTCAAAAATTATCGGAGCCGAATGTATTATTGAAGAGACTTCCGAGATGGAAGACCGGAACTTCATTCAAAATACAACCTCCCGCTGCTATTTCTGCAAGACTCATCTTTTTAATAAGGCATGGGAAATAGCAAAGGATAGAGGTTTTCTTCATGTGGCAGAAGGATCAAACCTCGATGATCTGGATGACTTCAGACCCGGAAGAAAAGCCTGCATTGAACAGCATATCTTAAGTCCCTTGCTGACAGCTGAACTTACAAAAAATGAAATAAGGGAACTGTCAAAAAAATATTCTCTTCCGACACACAACAAACCTTCCCTTGCCTGTCTTTCATCAAGAATACCTTACGGTACACCAATCAGCATTGAGGTTCTTAAAAGAATAGAACGCTCTGAGAATTTTATCCGAAGTCTGGGAATACGGCAGGTAAGAGTAAGGCATCACGGGAATATTGCACGCATCGAAGTCACAGGAGAGGATTTCGGTACAATTATGGCCAATAAAACCGGCATAGTAGAAGCGCTCAAACAGTATGGATTTTCTTATGTAACGCTTGATTTGGAAGGATATAAAACCGGAAGCATGAACATTGTAATATGA
- a CDS encoding MFS transporter, with protein MNKTILSWCLFDFANSSYSAVIAATIFPVYYANVIVGNSAGMGDVWWGRAISVSMAIVAITSPFLGGIADYAKIRKRLLLFLTLLCIAAVALFSFLSKGMAIEGFILIVLANIGMEGGLVFYNSFLPEIVQPTHQGRVSAWGFGIGYAGSIFSLLLALLLVRYEMIDIIWLMVALFFAVFSLPAFIFLPKDPRVGTKIFISAIEGFSQTWGQLKKMWQNKNQRRFLIAYLIYEDGVNTVIVFSSIFAATTLGFKSEELIYMYLVVQATALAGVFFMARYIDYWGPKKVILLSLILWIAITTAIFFVHGKFLFAIIASIAGFGLGTVQAATRAFYTQFVLPGKESEFFGVYSLVGKSSAIMGPLVFGYLSSTLGSQRPAVFSVALFFILGFVIIKTVRGGQPNVT; from the coding sequence ATGAACAAAACAATACTATCATGGTGTTTGTTCGACTTTGCCAATTCAAGCTATTCAGCAGTTATAGCAGCCACAATCTTTCCTGTTTATTATGCAAATGTCATTGTCGGTAATTCTGCCGGCATGGGTGACGTTTGGTGGGGAAGAGCAATATCGGTAAGCATGGCTATTGTTGCTATAACATCTCCTTTTCTTGGAGGTATTGCCGATTACGCAAAGATACGAAAGAGACTGCTTTTATTCCTTACCCTTTTATGCATTGCTGCTGTGGCTCTTTTTTCTTTTCTCAGCAAAGGTATGGCCATAGAAGGGTTTATTTTAATAGTTCTTGCAAATATTGGAATGGAAGGCGGTCTTGTTTTTTATAACTCTTTTCTGCCTGAAATTGTTCAACCGACACATCAGGGCAGAGTTTCTGCATGGGGTTTCGGGATTGGATATGCAGGCTCAATATTTTCGCTTCTTCTTGCGCTTTTGCTTGTCCGCTACGAAATGATTGACATTATATGGCTTATGGTAGCACTATTTTTTGCCGTTTTTTCTCTGCCTGCCTTCATTTTTCTTCCAAAAGATCCAAGGGTCGGAACAAAGATATTTATTTCGGCAATAGAAGGGTTTAGCCAAACATGGGGGCAGTTAAAAAAGATGTGGCAGAATAAAAATCAGAGAAGATTCCTTATAGCCTACCTTATATATGAGGATGGTGTAAATACCGTCATAGTATTCTCAAGTATTTTTGCTGCAACCACCCTCGGTTTTAAATCCGAAGAATTAATCTATATGTACCTTGTTGTGCAGGCTACAGCCCTTGCCGGCGTATTTTTTATGGCCAGATACATTGACTACTGGGGACCCAAAAAGGTGATCCTGCTTTCCCTGATTTTATGGATTGCTATAACAACTGCCATATTTTTTGTTCATGGAAAATTTTTGTTCGCAATAATAGCTTCTATTGCGGGGTTTGGACTGGGCACGGTACAGGCTGCAACAAGGGCTTTTTACACTCAGTTCGTATTGCCGGGCAAGGAATCGGAGTTTTTCGGCGTTTACAGTCTTGTCGGTAAATCATCTGCAATAATGGGACCGCTTGTTTTCGGGTATCTTTCGTCGACCTTAGGGAGTCAACGACCTGCTGTTTTTTCAGTAGCCCTGTTTTTCATTCTGGGTTTTGTCATAATAAAAACCGTCAGGGGTGGACAACCTAATGTTACTTGA
- a CDS encoding Zn-ribbon domain-containing OB-fold protein: protein MGFEKFGRKSFTAMTKVSKFVDLLEEGKVEGSVCKQCGAKYFPPRADCAACMSKDMDWFEMPKSGKLETFTTAYYAPFGFEKDCPYIMGVADLGGIKLFARLAGDIKPEDAKVGMDIMIRPLKYDDGQMSFEIAKA from the coding sequence ATGGGATTCGAAAAATTTGGAAGAAAGAGTTTTACGGCTATGACAAAGGTGTCAAAGTTCGTCGATTTGTTAGAAGAAGGAAAGGTAGAAGGTTCAGTGTGTAAACAGTGCGGCGCAAAGTATTTTCCGCCAAGGGCTGATTGTGCTGCATGTATGTCAAAAGATATGGATTGGTTTGAGATGCCGAAAAGCGGCAAGCTCGAAACATTCACAACCGCTTATTATGCACCTTTTGGATTTGAAAAGGATTGTCCATATATTATGGGTGTTGCTGATCTCGGCGGAATAAAGCTTTTTGCACGTCTTGCCGGCGATATTAAACCAGAGGATGCAAAAGTCGGAATGGATATAATGATCAGGCCGTTGAAGTATGATGATGGTCAGATGTCTTTTGAAATTGCAAAAGCTTAG
- a CDS encoding acetyl-CoA acetyltransferase, producing the protein MAKDVAVIGVGQTSFVRGYEGSIRELAFEAFREATQDAGITQKDIAASIFCSAPEYDKQRSPAGVLAEYLGLIPQPTFYIETVCSSSSSGLKVAYSMIKAGLHDVVAVVGFQKMSEITSAESQERMGRGADIQWEAPFGTMMPAYYALYAQAYMAKNGLTHDDLRDVRIKSGTYGQTNERAVYRKGVKASDFDPSNPDARMAGAVAWPLRVGDACANADGASCVILANAEKAKAFSKKPVWVLGIGAASEAVNMAARPDFAKGLSVGYGAAAEAYKMAGITAKDVKVAEVHDCFTIAEIMAYEGLGFAPMGDGKQLIREKATYKEGRIPVNVDGGLLSKGHPIGATGGSQIRTIVLQLRDEAGPMQVPGSPEIGLVHNVGGVGLYGNVTIFGR; encoded by the coding sequence ATGGCAAAAGATGTAGCAGTTATTGGAGTTGGTCAGACTTCGTTTGTCCGGGGCTACGAAGGCTCGATCAGAGAATTGGCCTTTGAGGCTTTCAGAGAGGCGACACAGGATGCAGGTATCACGCAAAAGGATATTGCCGCTTCTATTTTTTGCTCAGCACCTGAATATGACAAGCAAAGATCACCCGCAGGCGTTCTGGCAGAGTATCTGGGACTCATTCCCCAGCCGACCTTTTATATTGAGACCGTTTGTTCATCAAGCAGCAGCGGCTTAAAGGTGGCATACAGTATGATTAAAGCCGGATTGCATGATGTGGTGGCTGTTGTCGGTTTCCAGAAAATGTCGGAAATTACATCTGCCGAATCACAGGAAAGAATGGGCCGTGGTGCTGATATCCAGTGGGAAGCTCCATTCGGTACTATGATGCCTGCCTATTATGCACTCTACGCACAGGCATATATGGCAAAAAACGGTTTAACGCATGATGATCTGAGAGACGTACGTATAAAATCAGGAACTTATGGTCAGACTAACGAGAGAGCCGTTTACCGTAAGGGCGTTAAGGCATCAGATTTCGATCCGAGTAATCCCGATGCCAGGATGGCAGGTGCTGTCGCATGGCCTCTGAGAGTCGGTGACGCATGTGCCAATGCAGACGGCGCTTCCTGCGTTATTCTGGCAAATGCAGAAAAAGCAAAAGCTTTTTCAAAGAAACCTGTATGGGTACTCGGTATAGGCGCCGCTTCCGAGGCAGTGAATATGGCCGCAAGACCGGACTTTGCCAAAGGCTTAAGCGTAGGTTACGGAGCAGCAGCAGAGGCATACAAAATGGCCGGCATAACAGCAAAAGATGTAAAAGTTGCTGAAGTACACGACTGCTTCACCATCGCAGAGATTATGGCATATGAAGGACTTGGATTTGCACCAATGGGCGACGGAAAGCAGCTTATCCGTGAAAAAGCCACATACAAAGAAGGCAGGATTCCCGTTAATGTCGATGGTGGTCTCCTCTCTAAAGGTCATCCAATCGGCGCAACAGGTGGATCGCAGATACGTACAATTGTTCTTCAGTTGAGAGACGAGGCAGGCCCCATGCAGGTACCGGGGAGTCCGGAAATAGGTCTTGTTCACAATGTCGGCGGCGTTGGCTTATATGGCAATGTCACAATCTTTGGGAGGTGA